A single region of the Brassica rapa cultivar Chiifu-401-42 chromosome A03, CAAS_Brap_v3.01, whole genome shotgun sequence genome encodes:
- the LOC103860445 gene encoding putative FBD-associated F-box protein At5g50270, with the protein MGMISDLPDHMLLEILSWLPTREVVATMLLSRQWKFLWKQVAKLDYDFSQNDGKTFRTLSTVSRKVRDLEIDLTAARNPMITTLPKSLYTCGTLTCLKVKALVLDDIPEEYPICLASLRYLYLSVSSQVSAHMFIGKLTAGAPLLKKSVARGDNVYNKQFLDYMARKNSLKSFTLCSSEWDPVTIGPYFGKLEHFCMCTCSPLWDSLIAFLQYSPKLRYLQLTKSCNLRRCFLWAEPITTSFPKCLSSTLETLEWRDYMDTQFDKDVISFLLKNSTCLTKVKIVPVSTAGDIEKLRIRTYLSNLSRGSTACQRIFP; encoded by the exons ATGGGTATGATTAGTGACTTACCTGACCACATGCTCCTTGAGATACTCTCATGGCTTCCAACAAGAGAAGTGGTGGCGACAATGCTTTTGTCCAGACAATGGAAGTTTCTTTGGAAGCAAGTGGCAAAACTTGATTATGATTTTAGCCAAAACGATGGCAAAACTTTTCGAACTTTGTCAACAG TTTCCCGGAAGGTGCGTGACCTTGAAATCGACCTAACCGCTGCCCGGAACCCGATGATCACGACTCTTCCAAAGAGTCTGTACACTTGTGGGACACTAACTTGTTTGAAGGTAAAGGCCCTTGTACTCGACGACATACCTGAAGAATATCCAATTTGTCTCGCATCGCTCCGTTACTTGTACCTCTCCGTGTCAAGTCAAGTGTCGGCCCACATGTTTATCGGTAAGCTTACCGCTGGTGCTCCTCTTCTAAAGAAGTCAGTGGCACGCGGTGACAATGTCTACAATAAACAGTTTCTTGATTACATGGCAAGAAAAAACTCATTGAAGAGCTTTACATTGTGCTCATCAGAG TGGGATCCCGTCACCATTGGCCCTTACTTTGGTAAGCTTGAGCATTTTTGTATGTGCACATGTTCCCCCTTGTGGGATTCGCTTATCGCATTTCTTCAATATTCTCCTAAACTACGCTATCTCCAGCTAACCAAG tcttgCAACTTGAGACGTTGTTTTCTTTGGGCTGAGCCAATTACTACTAGTTTTCCCAAGTGCTTGTCATCCACACTTGAAACCTTGGAATGGAGAGATTATATGGATACTCAATTCGACAAAGATGTTATCTCTTTTCTCCTCAAGAACTCTACGTGTTTAACAAAGGTCAAGATTGTCCCCGTATCCACCGCTGGTGATATTGAGAAGCTTCGAATCCGCACCTACCTCTCAAACTTGTCTAGAGGTTCAACTGCGTGTCAGCGTATCTTCCCTTAA
- the LOC103860444 gene encoding plastid division protein PDV2 isoform X1 yields MEDEEGIGLILARATELRLKITDSIDSSSPAVSGNDLSFPGEGKKDGTIGNQDKEFDSISSGDVEEEEEEEEADEQLLRIRDALESLESQLASLQNLRQRQQYEKQVALSEIDYIRKVLLEKLKDYKGKELQVLREASTFAGERVDYENDLLLPPYPVHPPLSLGLDNNNGYLPLLPCKQKISDENGFRSGHVRKETEVGSPHGVVRFLGSVAKIMLPIIGVISILFASGYGPEIRKRGKRTPNQCPPGKVLVIEDGEARCLVKERVEIPFDSVLAKRDVTYGYG; encoded by the exons ATGGAAGACGAAGAAGGCATCGGGTTGATCTTAGCCAGAGCCACCGAGCTCAGACTCAAGATCACCGATTCTATCGACAGCTCCAGCCCCGCCGTCAGCGGAAACGACCTTTCTTTTCCCGGAGAAGGAAAGAAGGATGGGACTATcgggaatcaagataaggagtTTGACTCAATCAGCTCTGGAGAtgtagaggaggaggaggaagaagaagaagcagatgaACAGCTTCTGCGTATACGCGATGCTCTCGAATCTCTAGAGTCTCAGCTTGCTTCTTTACAG aatctaCGGCAAAGGCAACAGTATGAGAAGCAAGTTGCTCTCTCCGAGATTGATTACATCAGGAAGGTGTTGCTTGAGAAGCTCAAGGACTACAAAGGGAAAGAGCTCCAAGTACTGCGCGAGGCTTCGACTTTTGCTGGCGAAAGAGTTGACTATGAGAACGATCTTCTCCTTCCTCCTTACCCTGTTCACCCTCCTCTCTCCCTCGGTTTAGATAACAACAATGGCTACTTACCTCTTTTACCGTGTAAGCAGAAGATATCTGATGAAAACGGGTTTCGGTCAGGACATGTGAGAAAGGAAACCGAGGTGGGAAGTCCCCATGGAGTTGTTCGCTTCTTAGGCTCTGTTGCGAAGATCATGCTTCCGATCATCGGTGTGATATCCATCTTGTTTGCTTCTGGATATGGTCCAGAGATCAGAAAAAGAGGGAAGAGAACACCGAACCAATGTCCTCCAGGGAAAGTGCTAGTGATTGAAGACGGTGAAGCGAGGTGTCTTGTGAAGGAAAGAGTCGAGATACCCTTTGACTCGGTGTTAGCCAAACGAGATGTAACTTACGGATACGGTTGA
- the LOC103861105 gene encoding LOW QUALITY PROTEIN: putative defensin-like protein 9 (The sequence of the model RefSeq protein was modified relative to this genomic sequence to represent the inferred CDS: inserted 2 bases in 1 codon) — translation MKNFMQLIFKFFFIFILLAGQGMKMVXGQEMCEAKSINFKGMCLKWSYCKQVCISEGFPDGHCKGFIRKCVCRKP, via the exons ATGAAGAATTTTATGCAgttaatctttaaatttttctttatcttCATACTACTTGCCGGCCAAG GTATGAAAATGGT AGGACAAGAAATGTGTGAAGCAAAGAGCATAAATTTCAAGGGAATGTGTTTGAAGTGGAGTTATTGCAAACAAGTATGTATAAGCGAAGGTTTTCCTGATGGTCATTGCAAGGGATTTATCCGCAAATGTGTTTGCAGGAAACCttga
- the LOC103860444 gene encoding plastid division protein PDV2 isoform X2, protein MEDEEGIGLILARATELRLKITDSIDSSSPGEGKKDGTIGNQDKEFDSISSGDVEEEEEEEEADEQLLRIRDALESLESQLASLQNLRQRQQYEKQVALSEIDYIRKVLLEKLKDYKGKELQVLREASTFAGERVDYENDLLLPPYPVHPPLSLGLDNNNGYLPLLPCKQKISDENGFRSGHVRKETEVGSPHGVVRFLGSVAKIMLPIIGVISILFASGYGPEIRKRGKRTPNQCPPGKVLVIEDGEARCLVKERVEIPFDSVLAKRDVTYGYG, encoded by the exons ATGGAAGACGAAGAAGGCATCGGGTTGATCTTAGCCAGAGCCACCGAGCTCAGACTCAAGATCACCGATTCTATCGACAGCTCCAGC CCCGGAGAAGGAAAGAAGGATGGGACTATcgggaatcaagataaggagtTTGACTCAATCAGCTCTGGAGAtgtagaggaggaggaggaagaagaagaagcagatgaACAGCTTCTGCGTATACGCGATGCTCTCGAATCTCTAGAGTCTCAGCTTGCTTCTTTACAG aatctaCGGCAAAGGCAACAGTATGAGAAGCAAGTTGCTCTCTCCGAGATTGATTACATCAGGAAGGTGTTGCTTGAGAAGCTCAAGGACTACAAAGGGAAAGAGCTCCAAGTACTGCGCGAGGCTTCGACTTTTGCTGGCGAAAGAGTTGACTATGAGAACGATCTTCTCCTTCCTCCTTACCCTGTTCACCCTCCTCTCTCCCTCGGTTTAGATAACAACAATGGCTACTTACCTCTTTTACCGTGTAAGCAGAAGATATCTGATGAAAACGGGTTTCGGTCAGGACATGTGAGAAAGGAAACCGAGGTGGGAAGTCCCCATGGAGTTGTTCGCTTCTTAGGCTCTGTTGCGAAGATCATGCTTCCGATCATCGGTGTGATATCCATCTTGTTTGCTTCTGGATATGGTCCAGAGATCAGAAAAAGAGGGAAGAGAACACCGAACCAATGTCCTCCAGGGAAAGTGCTAGTGATTGAAGACGGTGAAGCGAGGTGTCTTGTGAAGGAAAGAGTCGAGATACCCTTTGACTCGGTGTTAGCCAAACGAGATGTAACTTACGGATACGGTTGA